AGAGTGAAAGTCAAACTTGTTCATAAAACAAACaccagaaaaggaaaaaaaaaacagcataaACGACttaagcattaaaaaaaaactgcgTCTTGAACTCCAATCCTCTTTCACCTATGCATTGTGTGCTTTCTTCACCTTCTCCGATGCTATCTGCGCCTGCCTACTTCCACCTTCAGCTTCACCACCAAAACCCGACCAAAGATATGATGGCTTTACCACATCAGTCTCAATGATCTGATCCAACGTTCTTGGAGTGTCACAGCAGAGTAAACCCCAGTCGAAACGTCTCAGCGTCTCGTGAATCAGGTCTTCTCTAAAGGAAGAAGATGGTAGATTGATGATAACTCTCAAGAAAGGCCAAAACTTGATGATGTCTCGACGGTAAATCTCTCGGAGACTCTCGTCCGTGTAATCAAGAACCAGAAGAAGCTTACCCTTGTTGTGATCGCCGTGTGAGAATTCGTTAAGTAGTGATGTTTCTTCGTTGCATCTTGCCATGATATTAGTCCAGTTCAGTCTTGACGCTTCAAGAACTTTCTTCACAAACCTGTGAACTGAGTCCTTCTCTAGAAGATTCATGAATCATGAAAAGATAGCAATCTAATCTTCTCTTCTACTGTTTCTTCTTCCAGACGTATCCTCTCTAGAACAGACACATGACTTGGTTGCTCCTGCTCTTGTTTCAGGTATTGAATGTTTCTGTCTCATTTTTCTAGACCCAAACTTGATTCTTGGAACAATTTAGAGCATAAGTTAAACATTAAATCTGTTGTAGAGACATAAGAAATGTCTTCTCTTGTTCTCAGAACTTACCCCTGATGAGCTCTCAAGATATCTTAGACTTGTGTACTCAGCAGAACCTGTAAACTTGTGGTTCAGAGACCTTACATTGGTGAGGATTCAGATAAAAATCTCCAATTCCTTGTCCAAGGAGCACAACTTGAACCtcactcttctcttctccaGCTTCTGTCTTCTCTCATTGAGTTTTATCTACCAGCCGCTCAACTCATTAGGAACTTCATGTATTATCACATTATGAAAGAAGATATCAAACATCAAAAGCTGGGAAATGGCTCAGCAATAAATCTAAATAAACTAATAGTCAGAAACGAAGAATTTTCACAGCcgtaaaaatatgaatattatgaaaagaaaatagCAAACATTAAAAGTTGGGGGATGGCTTGGCCATAAATCTACGGATTCCAAAACACAatgaattttaataattaagaatCAAGACGGTGGAGATTTGTATAGAATCTAACCAGAGATCTAATTAaaactataaacaaaaaaaaaacagtgaaaTAGATTACCTGAGAATCCAGAAAAAGCATGTCAAATCAGAGCATGCGAACTTGAATAGAGGAGGAAGAGCGGCCAGTCCATAGATCAGAGAGGAAAACCAAATCGTTAGCCATGACTCAAACTTTTTGTCTACTGGTTAGTTTAGAACGAAGGATGATTCTGAAAGCATGAACTCGTACCTTTTTATAGCAGAGCGTCCACCGCCTTGCACTCTACGGGGTCGCATTGAATGGAGATCGTGTGTGATTGATTAAGGAGGGCTTTATCAGGGAATCGGTTACCGTCTCTGTTcgtggaagaagaagacgaatcAGTCGATGGAGGAAGATTGGAGACGCGAGACGAACACTACGAACCCTAATCCAAAACGCAACGTTTAAGTTTTGATATCCAATGTAGAGTTCAACGGGCCTGACTGCGTGGAAGAAGCCCAACTTCAGgggaaagaaacccaaaattttataaatcatacGGCGAGTTTTGAGAGTGAGTGGACAGGTGTCGCACCCAGGATGATCGAATTAGTGACGTGGCGCTCTCACAGGAGAGAGTAACTCTACTTTATATTATtagattctattttttttatttaactaatcAATCCCATAAAAAgactttaaaattaacatcCACCAATACTTTACAAATTAAAActaacacaaaaacaaaaaatattgacaaacctttaagaaattaattttcaaatatgcaTCGTGataatatttaacaaaatattcattttctGCTAAAACATGCAGATATGACATTacgtttgtttatttattaaaaattatattagatattattatattgtttatgataatcaaaaataaaacagcagaaataaacaaaattcaaaaacaattCACATCCATTGAAAAACAAGTTAACATTAATGACGGCTAACAcaggaaactaaataaatacCAGTggcttaattattttatttatatgaataaTTCTAGTAGACAACTGTATGCATCTAAGCTAGAgtagttaaaataaaacttatcgTTGAATGTAAACCGGTcaattaaaaattgtaaaactCATGTGCTGGTTGATCCAAAATCTGTCACGAGTATTAATGGCGTTGTGCAAGTAAACGTTGCGTTGACCATCTATTGCTCACAAGTTTATTTTCACATATTGAATCTACTCTGCTTCACTCTATGTGATTCACTCTTACTCCCTAATTCACAATGGCGACTAGTGTTTGGCGAAGGCTAGTTGCTTGCTTTTCCTCCCTTAAGTTCTACTTAACCGTCTTGTGCCTCGTTGCCACTGTTTTTGTTCTTCTCCAAATCTGTTCATTTCAAATCACTCAACATTCCCTTTCACTCCCACCTGCACTCTTGACGTATCTGAAACACCAACCTGAACAACAATCTGAGAACAAGACAGcttacttggttgaaaagcTACGTGAATCAGTGACATTCCTTCCACTCAAGGATATTCGCTTTTCAAACAAACCACTCGAAGGTCACACCTGGTTCATGAGCTCTCTCTTTGATAACCAAACCAAAGGCGAGGCTCAGTATCAAGATTTTCCTTCAGATTCCTCCAAAGGAAGGCTTTTATGCTTGAAAGGTGTTGATGAACATGATGGATCATGGAACTACTACGCGTTGGCTTGGCCTGAAGCTCTTCCGACCAATGCCATTCTTCAGAAGGGTTTGACTTTTGTTTCATACAATCAATACGATTACGGTAACTTGTGGCATGGACTAACGGCAGCATTCCCATTTGTTTCTTGGAGCTTAAGAAACCAATGTGAAAAGCCTCAAAAATGGGTTTTATACCACAAGGGAGAACTAAGGTACTGGATGGGGAATTGGTTGAGCGAAATACTCACAGCCACTTATGGTCAAGAGCCAGAGATTATACATTTTGTTGATGTGAACAAGCCGGTTTGCTTTGAGAAGGCAGTTGTTATGAGACACAATGAAGGTGGAATGTCAAGGGAGAGAAGACTAGAGGTTTTTGACCACCTTAGATGCAAAGCAAGAAACTACTGTAACATCAGCTCACCAGAGACATCAAACCCGCGGATCGGTATGACATTGTTAATGAGAACAGGAGCCAGATCTTTCAAAAACGAGTCAGCCGTCATCAATGTCTTCAAAAGGGAGTGTGAGAGAGTAGAAGGGTGTGTATTAAGTGTTTCTTATTCAAACAATCTAACGTTTTGTGAGCAAGTGGATCTGATGAAGAAGACAGATGTGTTGGTATCACCACACGGTGCACAGCTGACTAACTTGtttctaatggatagaaatagtAGTGTGATGGAGTTTTTCCCCAAAGGATGGCTTAAGCTAGCTGGAGTTGGTCAACTTGTGTACAAATGGGGAGCTAATTGGTCAGGGATGAGACATGAAGGAGCGTGGCATGACCCTTTTGGAGAAACATGCAAGTTTCCTGATACTGATAAGCGATGTATGTCGTTGGTCTATAAAAACGCTATGATTGGATACAATGAGACATATTTTGGTGAGTGGGCGAGACTCGTTTTGAGTAAGGTTCCGGAACACAACAAGGGTAACGGTTCGCTAGATGTATGTCCTCAATGTTGATGTAATATGATTAGGCTTGGTCAATTCTACATCTTATGGATATGTTTTGTTGTTTACAACTACAATGTAACATATGTTTCAAACGAGTAGCAACAAGATGGTAACAATATTACCGGTTTTCTATTcttaataatgaaaatattagGTGAacctataaaaagaaaaaaaaaaacagtcaaaTGAAATTACATTTGTACTCGCTATCTTCTTCGAGTTTGCTTCTATATAAACCCACGTCCACTAGGAGAAGAAAAACtcaaacaaaacacacacatcAATTAGCATTGAagagctttttcttttttgtttctagCACAATGGCTTCGTCTAAAATCTTCTTAGCATCTTCTATTCTCATGGCTCTCATGTTCTCCTCCATGATCACTTCAAGTGTAGCTGCAAAACAACTTACCAAGAAGAAAATGTTAAGACGACGATTTTTTAGACCTCATTTCCCCAAACCCGGTTTTCATCTTCCAAGACCCGGTTTCCCAACCAATCCAATGCCATTCCCTCAGTTCCCCAAACCCGGTTTTCCTCAGTTTCCGGGTCCTGGTTTCCCAAAATTCCCTCAGTTTCCCAAACCTGTTCCCCTTCTTTTCCTCCAGCAACACCCTCTGGAAACCTCAAGCCGGTTCCATCCATCTCGCCGCCGCCCTCTCTCCCTGCAACTCCCACTATCAGCCCTTGAGTTGTCTCTATAGACTTAATAGTATGATTCAACTATTGTAATTAACATATTGTTGTAACCTAACTCTTCCGTATATGTGAAGATTAATCATCAACTTAAGCTAACTATTGACTGTATTTCTTACCTTATAATAAATGAATGACAAATATATAGCAACTAGATTAAGAtatgcgccttgcgcgggatgaatgttggatatacataaaattttatgtaatattgTAGTATTTGTTTGTGTTCTTTTACTTATATTAAATTCGTGAGAGATCAGTGACTATTACATATGCAACTAAATTAGTGCAGACATAtagatcaaaataattaattttatttaaaataattttatggtaaataaattcaaataatcatttttatcttttatacttttataattaaatttaatgatATGAACATCGAtgtatagtatatttttttaatatgactatttattaaataaaaatgtcctatttacatggttttattGAAACATTGATAACCAAATTTTCAATATggaacttttaatatttttattaagttataatcatttttacaaattcaatgaaaattttgaaactaaaatattaaattcttaGTATTTgttcaatgaaaattttgaaatttaaatatttatgcatttatataatatctaatttaatttaaatgatatatatatatatatatatttaatctaatatttattaaataagacatcctactcatataattttatgaacatttgtatcttgttatatataaaaattaaaccactgatcataaattttcaaagtgagatatttaaaaatttattaatttatattcatttttaaaaattcaaaatataacatatataaaaaaatcgaaatttttattatttggttaATTTGATTGTCTAATTTAttctaataatattaatatataacaaaaatgatagaggaaatataaattattatcaaatcttttttatttaaaatcattaactattatatatattttttgaatagattaggtaattccgtatgttctatttaaagaaataaagaagaatatttttattttaataattaattatataattagtttaataaaaaatatactatatgttTAGATAGaccaaattatttttctaagaGTTTTGAAATTGATTCTCGTGATGACACGTGTCATGGTTCAGAAtttgtaatgtttctcttttaatatataggggatatactactctctctttttttataacataagtAGTTtgaggataatttttttatttcaaaatataagtaattCTCACATTTCTagatagtttttatatttattgaatatagtgtgaccaatcaaattatatagatttatttatgattggttcggttatatttaatttatatattaaatgatatatttttaaaataaaataacttctTTCTTAAAGCAAAAATTGACACTTATCAGTAGTGGCTTACGTTGCCGACGTAATCTCTTTACAAACTATTGTTTcccaattttattttgtttctcttgctttcttaattttttaattatttttacatggAGAGACGATCTTCTATGGGTACCCTTAGAGCATCAACAGCCGTGGACTGCTCAAAAGAAGTTTTTTAGCTTTtgttatattcatttttaatctACAAATAATAACAATCTTAATTAATTTAGGCTGGGAAGTAAAACCAGGACAGACCGACTTTGATCCATAATGAGACAACGATATGTTTCTATTTACGTGAAGAGTCAGTCCTGAGGAGGTTAAATAAAATATAGCtttggattattattttcaCCTCTTTTTATGTCGATATCACTGATTAATACTttatagtaaattaattgacaatttGATCCATTTTATTGTTGAGTAGTGgactgcaaaacaaaaaaaataaacaccaGAAAGTAACCAGTGAtatttcaattgaaaaataaatgacATCGTTTATATGATCATAGTTGTGgaacaatttttataatttcaaagtTCTACAACACTTTTATTACAATATCATTATTAAATTCATTTACATTCAAAATTGAAGATTTTATTAAGGAAAATGAATCCAAATATGAATATAACTTTAATTACTCATTATGTGATGGGGAAATTGGAATTGTagcatataaaattttgaagggTCTTATTCTTATTACTTTTAAAGTAGTTGTGTCCAGAGAAAATTCACCGAAAAAATCATAATACTATCATTGACATTTCAATTCCATGATGTTTCTGTAATGATACTTGGGAGTGACAAACAACTGAAGATTCTTTCaatttgtataatattataCCAAAACTTGCTTCTTAAATCATGTAATACTTTGGAAAgaatttatataaatgatacaaataatgaagaagaaaagaagaaagtgTGTACGATATACTAAGAATAATATGTTTGCAGATAAGAACTCTTAAAATTACCAGTACTTATGTTTTCGACCTTATATGTTTTACATGGTTTCATGAATATCCGACTTGTCGTTATAAGTTActttattaatttagtaaatgatTAGATTATAACGAGTTCattttaattagtttcaaaTATTCAGTTGTATTCgagatttcaaaataaattatagtgGATAAGAAGACATATCTCTTATTTGGTATAGAcatatttgtaattttgttacaaccaaatatataaaataaaatctatatttttagtattatcgataaataaatataaatgcatgcaaaatattttttgcatTAAGTGTGTTTTTCGAAAGCAATTGTAAacaagttttacaaaaaaaaaattttaataaaaaagtatggtttaattgtttttttataaaatgactTCCTTCCTTACCTAATAACactaaaagtaaaataattaaatttgaaaaaaaaaaattatgcaatGAATAAAGAACAAGTGGCTTTCAGTTTCTTAACATCCAGAGAAAATACCTACATAAAGGGATGATTCTGTCTTTATTCTATTCCTCTCTCCTACTATTCATTTTCTTTAATAGTTTTGTAGTGAGAAACTCTATTAAATTAGAGCCACTGCGCATGTTCTTAGTCTTTCTACTTTTAgctaaaattagttatattatgaAACCGAGCAAGTACTTGATGAGCATGAGCATGAGCACGAGCATGAGTACTAACCGTATGCCTCTGATCCCATTACATTGGACAAAAATAATCATATCAAGAAAACCAAAAGGAGAAACATGAATTCACAAACCATAAAAATGACAAAACAAACGTACGTCTCTCTCGAAATGATCTTTTCAACACACAACCGCAACAAATTAAAAACGTAAGATGATCCAATTTCAAGAAATAAGGTCTGAGATATTTCTCAAATTATGAAAGAGAATCCTATGAAAGATGGAGATGGTCATAAGTCATCACCAAACAGACCGGTTTTTAACAGCAATCCCACTGCCTTCTTTCTTGCCTCTGCTTTCTCCATAATCAACGGTCCACTTCTCAAATGTacagtttataaaatcatagtACCCGCCATGGAGAGACAGTGATCCTTTCCGCACTTTCTCTTCTATCCAAGGGTAACCAAGCAGCCTTTCTAATGAATGATTTATCGACGCCTGCACTCTTACACCTTATATATAAGTTCATTGATTATCTTTAGATATATATAAGTTGCATTGATTTACTAAAAAAGACATCACCTTTTCACAATGTTGGCACTGGTGATCAAAATGGAGGTTTGAAGCAACAGCTTTTGTGCTTTCCTTTGCCTTTTTCCCCACTTTCACCCAGTTATGTATGAAACTTCTGTTTACAGGAAAGTATAATAAGACAAAGATCAGCAACTaagaaatgtttattttttctccGGATAGAGTGATTAAATGAGGTGATTAAAAGAAACCTTGAATCTCCTTCGCCTTGCATGCTCATTAAAGCTTGAATTCCTCCACACCGGCTATGACCAATAATTAAGATGTTCTCCACCtacaatttttaatatatcaatCCCACAACTCCTCAATGAGAAAAAGAATTGCAATGAATGTgtttatttggtgtatattgcctttagatttgagtttttttttccagtggTTCAAGATCTTGACAAGTGAAtcaaaaagtataaatctttagaAAGCTAATTTCATGGAAGGAACAGAACCATGAACAGTATAAACTGTGGACAAATGACATTTGTTAAGATTCTAtagaaaatttcttaaaaacaaaTGCTCTACTTATAACAAGTTGAAACACAGATTTATTTTCAtacatatgttttattaaaagggTGCAATGCATTATATCTTAATATAATTGCAAGAGCTAAAAGATGCTTACATTAAGAGTATTCACAGAGAACTCCAGAGCAGCTTTTGTTTCGGTAGGTGCAGACTACAACAGACAAATGCAATTATATCAAATGTGAACCAGTCctgaaaacgaaaaaaaaaaacactggcGGTCTGCAGTATAGACTTTGTACCTCATATGAAGGTACTAAATTTGCAATATTACGAACAGTGAATGCATCACCCGGTTGAAATCCAAGGATGGCAGAAGGACAAACCCTAGAGTCTGCACAAGCAATCACCAGAAACTGTTGCTTCAAGTGTTAGCAACCATTCCCTTCTCCATAACAATATAATCTCAAACCAACcatcaacaaacaaacaataataaaCTTTTACAGCTACCTTTGGAGCTTGAGCATCTGCCAATTTTTTGAAATGTTCCAAGTTATCCCTGTCAACCAAATCCTCCATAAACCATATGTATTAAGAAGCAAAAGACTGAAGAAACAAGGTACTCTCTGACACTTACATGTACTTATGCTTCTTAAAGGCGAGGAACCGCTGTTTCATGTCGTCAAACACGTCCGCGTTATCTTCTCTATCAACTGTAGCTTCCTGAGTCAGTCCAGGTGTCTTCCCTGATGCCATCATTTGCAAGTTGACAGCTTTTTTCCTGTAAACACCCACAAAAAGAACCAAACACTACTGTGAGGACCTGAATGTAACAGTACACATCTCCACATAGGTTTTTGCCATTTTGAAccataacaaaaacaaatcttcTTCCAGTAACAACCTAAGAGACTAATAACATAAGATGTACTAACGAAATGCatcacaaaaacaaaatcttgtTAGATTCATATTATTACTAAACTGAAAACTCAGAGATATACCTGAAAGAAACCGGAATTCTCAACTGGGTCTTCTCAAAGTCCTTAGAACGGAAGATCTGAATCAAAATGCGACAAACCCACGATCAAATCCCGACGAATAAAGAGAAAAGGTAGAGACTTGACGACACGTACCGTTCTTTGGGTTTGGAGATTGAGGAGAGaggtggaagaggaagaagaagaaggatcaagggagagagagaggtgagtGGGAGAGGATGATGCCATGAAAGGAAAGTTGGGTGTTTCGAATATGCGACAACAAGGGACAAAGAGCATTCATCTGAGAGATAGAAGAGGCAAGAAgagatttaaattaaaaaaaattgaatttttatttgtttctgtaAAAGAAGTGGATATGAATGCATTTCTCCAACAAAGACGGAGAAACCAAAGTGTTTGTGCCGTGTCAGCTTTGGACCCCACTCTCAAATTCCTTTTGTAGTTGTCAAAAGCATTTCTACTCCCTTGATGGAGAATTGATCAAGGATTAATAACGGATGATTAATTTTAGGGGAATTTACTATCttcaaagattttaaatttgaattcaGCAAATGTTAAGCATCTTTCTCTACGTCCATTTTTTTGAACCAGTTTccttctctttcctttttttttgatcaaagaaCCAGTTTCCATGTGATAGTGATCTGATGGTTGTACAAAGAccaccagtttttttttttttgtgtttccagtttgatttttctttttggtatatAATGATTAATTAATGAATATTATCCTTTCACTTGAAATTTTTAAAGACTGACTTCAAGTGTACGGTGGAGATTATGAGTTTAAGATCCCAGAATTTCCACTACTTTTATTTATAACCCTCTTGGCTTAACATTTCCCTGTTAATAAGTTTTGTTGTGTGTCCTTTTATATGTAAAACAGCGTGAAGTTAATATAAGGAGGAACAAAACATTGTAAGCAGATGACCAAATAAATCCCAATTTCACATGAGGAGGGGctgtttttactaaaaaaaatttaagttcacaaggtattttatgttttgagtAACGGGTGAACGTTTTTATGTTTAGGATAGTTcaattttagaagaaaaatatgtatttttgtcaCCTAACTCCATACATCAACTTAGGTGGATTAAGTTTGGTGAACGCCCTGAAGAGTTGATCAATTCATATTTAACTGATTTACATGGGAAAATAGCAGTCTCGTTAGCTGCTGGGTACAAATGTTTATGAAGAGTTTCGATAAAAGTTCCAGATCAGTTGTTCAAGAACGCTAAAAAGAGTAGCATTCAAAATGAAAccttggtatatatatattaattaataatacttATCAACTTACAACCTATTGTATCTAAAGCAAAGTATAAGCTGTGAGAACTCTTTTAACTTGACAAGAGTAGCAGCTTTGATAAACAATATGCAGTAGGATCATCCTCTTCATATCACCTTAAATACATATAATCTACCTTATCTTTCGAGtcttattttgattttctttcaaGAAAGTATATAGTACATTTGTATAGAGCTTGTTCTACTCACCATTGTAAGAGATAGACCTCTTCAAGAAACTTGACCTCCCaacaacagaagatccaacaCTGCCTCTCTTCACCTTCTCTTTTCCTCTACCAGCAGCAACAACTTCACTCACCCTTAAACCCGATAACGAGCTCAAAGACACTGACCTTCTCACTCGCTGCAGcgacttctcttcttcttcatcactaACAACAAGACTAACAAACTCGTCAGCTTCTTCCTCATCACCCCTCTCGGTTTCTTCATCGAGTTCTCCACTTTCCTCCTCTAGAATCCTCACAAGGATCTCCTCAACACCGTCACTATCATCACCACTTACCGCAACAACAGGAGCACGACAAACCGGGCAATTGGTGTGTGATCTAAGCCAAGTATCAATACAAGGAACATGAAAAGCATGTCTGCACTTTGGTAACAACCTAAgcgtctcttcttcttcgaaCTCGCTTAAACAAACCGAACAATCAGTTCCTTCCACAACACCATCTTGTTTGCTATACTTAAAAACTTTGATCGAGCTTATAACCGTTGGATTCAAACCGATGGTTCTTATATGCCAAACCGGATGATCAACAATAACCGGTGACGGTCCATCAAACTCCCAGGTCCTAGCTTCCTCCATGCTCCATCTTCTTGATAACGCTCTTGATCTTCTCCTGTTGTACCACTTGAAACAGAGAACGAGTAGAGTAAGGAGAAACAGAGTTGTGATGATAGAAGTAGTTGAGATGATCAAGATCCTTTTCACGTTTCCGTCTATGTAGTGGTGAATCACTGTTGGTGGAGAAAGATCTGTAACATCGACCTTCGGGCAGATGGAAGGACACTCTTTATAACAAATGGGTCCACAAAATTCTAAAGCTGTGTGCTCTTCTTTGCAACCAACGGATCCACAGTACGGGGTGTTGGTCATATCCTTCGACAGAAACCTGTGAAGGATGGTCATGATTCTTGCTCCAAGATCATCAATAAGCTAGGGAGATGGGGGAAGGTAGGGAAGAGAAGAGGCGATGAGAGTCTTcgtctttgttctctcttttgCGTTCTTTCTTTAAAATCAAGTTTGGTCAATAAAAGTAGGTAGGCTGTATATATCATCTTAATTTCACGAgataattaatttccttttttcactagaatttatttcctttttatgtAGTAAATTTTAAGAGTGCACGTTTttggaatagaaaaaaaaacaagtaacaaaatctaaatatgttttttttttccaaagaaTACATTAAAAATGATCAGAAAAAGTTCcagaaaattataattatactcTTActctatagatatataaatataaataaacattttaatatatatatatatatctattttgatttaaaaaaactttattaagttttaaaatttttttattttttcaaaaacatttagaacccttttttaaatccaaaaatcaaaaatgaacttttaaaaatcactatttaaaattttctatgctaattatagatatttttaaaaaaaattaaacccaCAACTCCGAATCTcatcttcaaatctaaaccataAGTTTAGATTAATCAACCCTATAACTATagttgttttacatttttaataaaatttattttaaccattttaactttaatgtgttatatttgtgataaaaaaattgtaa
The window above is part of the Brassica napus cultivar Da-Ae chromosome C3, Da-Ae, whole genome shotgun sequence genome. Proteins encoded here:
- the LOC106358975 gene encoding uncharacterized protein LOC106358975, yielding MATSVWRRLVACFSSLKFYLTVLCLVATVFVLLQICSFQITQHSLSLPPALLTYLKHQPEQQSENKTAYLVEKLRESVTFLPLKDIRFSNKPLEGHTWFMSSLFDNQTKGEAQYQDFPSDSSKGRLLCLKGVDEHDGSWNYYALAWPEALPTNAILQKGLTFVSYNQYDYGNLWHGLTAAFPFVSWSLRNQCEKPQKWVLYHKGELRYWMGNWLSEILTATYGQEPEIIHFVDVNKPVCFEKAVVMRHNEGGMSRERRLEVFDHLRCKARNYCNISSPETSNPRIGMTLLMRTGARSFKNESAVINVFKRECERVEGCVLSVSYSNNLTFCEQVDLMKKTDVLVSPHGAQLTNLFLMDRNSSVMEFFPKGWLKLAGVGQLVYKWGANWSGMRHEGAWHDPFGETCKFPDTDKRCMSLVYKNAMIGYNETYFGEWARLVLSKVPEHNKGNGSLDVCPQC
- the LOC106361095 gene encoding beta carbonic anhydrase 5, chloroplastic; protein product: MLFVPCCRIFETPNFPFMASSSPTHLSLSLDPSSSSSSTSLLNLQTQRTIFRSKDFEKTQLRIPVSFRKKAVNLQMMASGKTPGLTQEATVDREDNADVFDDMKQRFLAFKKHKYMDNLEHFKKLADAQAPKFLVIACADSRVCPSAILGFQPGDAFTVRNIANLVPSYESAPTETKAALEFSVNTLNVENILIIGHSRCGGIQALMSMQGEGDSRSFIHNWVKVGKKAKESTKAVASNLHFDHQCQHCEKASINHSLERLLGYPWIEEKVRKGSLSLHGGYYDFINCTFEKWTVDYGESRGKKEGSGIAVKNRSVW